The DNA region AGACATCACAGCGGCTGCTGGGAGCTGGTTCTATAGTCGGATGGATTAAGGGTAAAAGGACTATTTGTATGTGTTGCGGGACAGGTGAAAAATGTGTGGTTTTGTGTTCTCAGATTGATGTGTTTAATTCCCTTTGATTTTAACAAAGAGGTAGACTTCTATGGTTTtgttctattttatttattacttcTTTGTCTTTCATGCCATTAGATTTCATTTTACAGTTGCACTAGTCTCATTTTTGCATATTCCTTTGTTGtttcatgtttattcattagCTTAGTCATAGCCCAGGAATGCTGTACACTGGTTCCTGTGGACCTTTTTCACAATAATTcagttgttatgtttttttgttgcatttttctaTATGGAAATTGATGAATCGTTGAATGTACAAGCTGTGGAGAAGTTATTTTATATCTGGATATTTTCCTTGAAGTTCAAGTTTTCTCTCTCCAATTGATGCGATTACTGAGAAGAGTAGAAATAGCTTCGCCGGACAGCCCCCTACTGGAGAAGAAGAACTCAATCCTCTCAGAGAAGTTCTCAACAAGCCTTGCTGACCCAACTCTTCGAAGGGAGGTTCGCAGGTTCTTGCAGAAGAACCCGAGTATTGAGTTCGCAGACATGAGGAATGAAGTGTTATCATGGGAGAGTCCCCCACCACCCCCAGTAGCAGAGGCGAGGACGATTAGGGTCAAACCCGTCGAGAAAGATGATGCCTAGAAGCAGCTGGACATGCATACCGTACAGCTGAAGGCGACACAAGAAGCACTAGAGAAGCTGTGCGAGCAAGTCTCTCTACTGACCCAGAGACCTGCAATGTCGGAGAGGACTGGCCGAGTATGCTATGCGTGCGGCAAAGTTGGCCACCTGGCCAGAATGTGCCGCAGTGGAGGTCAGCTCAGGTTTTCGACAGACGCCAGCCCCACCACCATTGATGTCATCATCCACCCCATCAGCAGTAAGCCCCCAGAAAGCCCCAAACGCCAACCCTCCTCTATAATGAGCCAAGCACTGGAGGGACGAGCAGCTGGTTAAACAGGTTGAAGTAAAGACGAAGGCTTCGGTAGAGCAGTCCTGAAGTTACAATTTCCATTGTGGGTCACCAGGTACGATTCATCCTCGACACTGGCAGTGAACTGACTGTCCTACCAGAGACTATCTTCAGAGAGCTTTCATCTGGACGACTGACACTACAAGATGTCACAAAGTGGCTGAAAGTATTGACAGCGAATGGTGAAGAACTTCCTTACAGCGGCTACATGGAGCTCGATTAAGTTTCTAGGGGTGCAGCTTGGCCGTGTAGGAGTGTTAGTGTCAAAGTCGTCTGGAACAAACAGCACCCAACTGACAGGCCTACTACAAATGTAGGCTCTAATGTGTTGCGAGAGGTGAGGGCAGCACCAAAGGAAAGATTTGGCAGGGGATATCTCACTTCTGGTCTCCTCGAGGAGGCTACCCTAGGGTTAATGCTCTGCTTGCATAAGAGATAGAGGAGAGGACAAGTACACCATTCTGCAAGGAGTTGTTTTTAAAGAGAAATAAGTTTTGTAAAGCGCTGGCTGCGCACGGTTTCCACTGTTGGAAGAATGGAATAAAGCACATTATCTTCATCACAATGTTGTTTCCATACTTGATTATTGAGCCTGTTACATATGGATCTATTGATGTGCCTGCCTGGTATGGTCATGTCTTCCGAGAAATGGTGCTGGTTGGATGATGGATGAGAACTGTATGTTTGCAAGTCCATGATGAATTTTATATAACTTGGTTAGTTGTGAGACCAAATCCCGCTCTGGTTATTTGTCTCTGTTTAACCCCAACTCAATGAAAATGTGTTCAGTCAAAGAACCAACCCAGAGTACATGTATATCGACATTTGCCTACTATTTGGCTTCATttgcatgtgtacatgtaggtttcaaCACATGCAATATGGAACTTGGAATTTGGAAAGGTTTTTGTTGACTACCCAACATATTTACAACCTAACGGTTCAAAACAATGCAATGTTTTATTAACACTCAGCGCGTTCATATTAAGACTTCAAAACTAAGAACCCCTGCTCACAAAACAAGTCTCAAAAAGTGTGATGCCACGTGTCCATACAAGGGGAAAACAAAAGTGGAAGATTCCCCAGCGTTAATTGGtccaaaaaaaacaccataaaaCGAATCTAATTAATTTCACTTCTTATTTTTTCAGATGTGAATCAATCTAGCTGTATGATTGGTACTAGTACAACTTTAAGCTTCCTTCCTtctcttctctccattggggtcttggctagtacagtcattaagtttgcttttctgagagttattggcttcacaaccagaagaAATGCAATGAAatagggttttcctccaacatcttaaaatgaaacttccttctttgtcttctctcaactaggttcttggctagtacagtgattaagtttcctTTACTGAGAGTCCtttgcttcacaaccagaataaattatataaaatgaAATGGCCTATTATAATTTCTACAATATGAAAAATTGGGTATGAGTAAATTAAATAgcgttttgttttgataaatgAGCTActgtacacaattttttttaaatgcttgtACCACTCATTTTGGGAGGTCCTGATATCATTAGAACATAGATATTGACTTTCTTTTTTGTACATTGCAACAACTGCAAGAGGATTCTGTGATTAATAAAACAGAACAGAAAGTGCCCTAACACATTTCCGTAAACATGCATCTCAGATTACGTGCATTTACTGCGTTGGAAGtcctttctttttaaaatttcagtTTAGTGAGACAGATTTAAAGTAGATACTACTTTGGAAAGACTGAAGACAAAGGGATACAAAATTCTTTACAGTTACACTGTACATGAGTCTTCTGGAATATAAAATGATAGGTAgctttgaagaaaataaaaaaaataaaaataacaataataataatactgccGTACCGGGCAGAAGTAAGGCTCAATTAAAAATAGTACAAAGAAATGAAAGCACTGAGCACCTGTTTCTCTCTCTGTGTCTCTCATAGTTTTCCCATGAGCTTCCTTCGAGAGCTGACAGTCTCTTCCTTCTTCCCGCCCGGTTTCTCCACCTCCGCTTTAACCCACACCTCCTCAAGGTGCCACGCCCTCGCTATAAGGAGATACAAAGTCCCGCTGAGTACCGTCAAGACGAACGACCCCCAGGCGATGAAGAAAGACCACGAGTAGTTTAAGACGTACCCAGTTGGGAGAGGGGGAAAGGCTGCAGGGACTTGGTGTGTCCCATAAGTGAAACTGATCATGAAGAACAAGGAGCTCATCAGGCTGAAGACAGCTggtggaaaaaaagaaaaaaagaaaaaaacattacaggAATGCTCtattaaagaaagaggctagAATAGTACATCCTTTTTATCTGACAActtacacctgttatctccatgtgtACGTATTGTTACAAATGACAGGGTACAAAGTGAACTGTTGCCTGCTTGCTCGGGGCAGCCACCATCAGGCAACCTTATACCAACTTTTTTTTAAGGCCTACCCTGCTCAAATAGCATGCCTtggttgacgtcacaaacagcaccctctcgggtcggggcaaactcttaaatttaaaattttattttaactcTTAAAAATatcacttccaggtgactttaatatcaAGTAAATTTGTCGCAGAGTGAGTACAAAACCTGGAATTCAAGACCTAGGACATCGACAAAAACAGTTACACAATTCAAAAGTACTAAAGGATGCAGTGTATTGCGTCTGGAGTACAGGCACTTAACGttgtacaattttttaaattggtgAACATATCATTATTAACTATAAGCTACCAATACTTGAAATGTTCCTTTTGACTGAGCTCAGGTTAAGTCAAATTCACATTCATTAGAGGGGAGCGTGGAGTACAATTTGAAAGCACTCTCTCTATTTGAATTCAGCTATTATGAACATTTCAATACTCAAAACGCTGATTTGGAACTCATTTTGTGGTATCGTTCCTCATACTGCGCACGAGAGCACTTAAGAGAGCACTTAAGAAATGAAAGATTTGTACTATACTTTgcattttgatggatttgtagGGAATTGGTTTACAGCACGTGTACAATACATTATCATATGATTAGGTCTATCATTATTCACACAGCCATGGTAAAATAAAAATCCACTCACTCAGGTATAAATATATACAGAAAGGCTGACTACACAGAGACATGTGTTTGTTATGTAACAAACACTGGGGTTGCAGTTGTTGGAACATCAACAGAAAATGACAAGTCAATGTAATCAATAACTATGTCAAATTTGGTTGTTATACCTAATGGAATAGCTATTGGGACCTTTTTCCATTTTTAGAGTTTTCTGTTTGAATCGGAGGTGAAAATGAGAGTGGGTCACTTTTTAAGGAAGACAAAGAAGATGTGCTGTAAGTTACTTGACGGTACAAAGATTATCACTCTGACAAGTGTGGCTCAAGATATGAATAATAAAGTTGAAGAGAAACAAAGACCTACCTCCAATTAAGAACATGATGCCACAGTCAGTGAAGAGTACAGTCAACATAGTCCACGTACCCTGAATGCTCGTCATAGCGGCACAGAACTGCATGGCGAGTGCTGCACATGCTATTATTGCAGCACATTTCTCTGTGTCTGTTTCAAAAGAAATTATCACAATTCAGAAACAGTTACCAGTTTGGACTTTTGTTGAAGGTAATACAAATTGAACAATCTTGCCCAGAAagcacaatctgaacacatGTACTAAACCAGGGGGACCTTAAGGCAAACTATACCTTTGACTTAGGaaccattcatttgttttaatcctatataaactgctcacaaaaagttaggaaacTTTTTTGAATCAAGTGTATTTTTAATTATCATTTATTACTCTGTTTGTTTTAAgttatatcaatgcaaagctgaagtgttcccctttaaaatgataccacatttgcaatgatgacatgttgctgaaattggctacatgaatgacaatgaTTGAAAAATGTTTCCTAACTTCTTGTGAGCAGTTTGTAAACGTAGATACAtccaataaaactaacatgtgaaaacttcatttcaaaacagTCGCTTTTTTGATATATTGACGAAAAATCCGGAGTGAATTTATATCCAcgaaggaagaataatccctaaatagaaatacacaatctgagataGATAACTGACAGTTACgcttctcaggttcaaattttggggcataaaactgatatctttttacattatCACATTACTactaagtgaaatgtttctcaaattgtgctttatactattgaaagctcCTGAAGGCTTCTTACCAAAAGAAGCCATTATTTCCAAACATAGTCAAAATGGAGAGAGCAAAAAACTTCTAGTACAGTATTCTGGTAACAGGTAAACACACTGTGAAAGATTAAAGggccggtcacacaggccccgataacgagaacgaaaacaagaacgttaaaaatgcacgcccttgattggttgaaaaaGCATTGGCGTGTTCTacatggagcaattcaaccaatagaatgcgccctctttgcgtcgttatcgttttcgttatcgctgcagtgtgactatGCCTTAATTCTCTTTCATTTTGAAATGCCTTGAACCTTTATTCAGTTAAAGTACCAGTAAATCTGTGCTGTAAAATTTTATGCAAAAGAAATGTAATATGTGCAACCAATATAGGTATGTAAATCTTTttgtaatatatatttatttatatatttcacTACAAAATTGTATGCATGAAAGAAATAATATGTGCATATCAATACAGGTATTCAAAtcattttgtatatttattgaCATATTTCACTACACTTCTCTGCAGCGCCAATAACATGATGatgaaaaggggaaaaaaacaagagGAAATCTTCAGATGGGAGGGGGGAGGGAAAGAAAATCCACGTAATCAGGTAGGGAATGAACACTTAATCCATTATGCATTCCTCAAACTCTTGAGGTGTGATTAAAATTTGGACAGTAAAATTTAAGACTTTTTAAGGATGTGTAGAGACCCTACGTTTTCTGTTCATActagtgtttttttcattttgttgagcGCTGTGAGCATCACTGCCTGGCAACAGTGtgcgctatatacatgtaaaaagcCACTTTATTTTAATATGTAAGTAAAACTATGTGAATAATACTCACAAAATCTTATACTTAAGTAGGTAGCGCCAGGAGCATTTGGCTTGATGCTGGATGTAAAATTGTAGACGACGCATTCAACAAGAGCTGTAAAGGAAAGAAACAGACACTTAGTGAAGTGCAAACAGGTGTGAAAACTAAAATGAGGGCCAAGGGGAGTAATCTCACTCAAATTAAGGACCTGAGGAGTGTTACAGTAGCCATCAATCCTCGCTACAATGGGCAGCGTGCTGTAGCGATACCTCTCTTCATGGGACTTAAATATTCAGAGCGCATACTCTAGTTCTCAAAGCTACGcattaaaagatttgggtacattttgtaacacaaaacacaatgtccacagattacatttaaaaaaattaacaccgtttcaagataataatagtagaaagccccaccttaaaatataacttgctgcgGTTTTACTTatttcgagaaatgagtaaaacaatgtcttgaaaatacattttacagGCTAACTGATcacatgatcactgagacgaaaattattttcatgacattgttttactcatttctcaaaaactacagcacctcagcaagtaatattttcagggaagctttttactataattatcttcaaactgtgccacttttatgtaaatctgtggacattgtgttttctgtcCTACAAAAAGACAGTACGAAGACCCTTGAAAAGGAAGTTATACATTTGGTAAATAATCTtttaattaatggcaataaaaacttttagttagaagcctacagcagctagaataaatacatgtacatgtagtataaagcattttgagaaaagtttcactttaacagttttttatggcccaaaatttgaatctgagaattgtTACTGTATTACTGTCATGCAGTTTCCATCAAGTTCCTCCACCAAATCCCTCAACATCAACCAGAGGATTTTAAAGGAAATCTGCAAATTTGACGTgtcgctccccccccccccctccccccacccccaacaacTTGCATCGATTGATTATGGTGGATTGCAGCAGTAGAGACCCTACATTATAAACTCTGCTCGGTTGATTTTAAAGTGAGTggggtttttaatgtttctaATACATTTTTGAGTACCATGAGCTGTCAGTGTCATCATATCAAGTTAAAAGTACTTTGACAAATTGGGGCATCTAATTCTCTAAACCACCTGAGAAATCCACATTTCTTAGCCGtattttaaaaaggaaagaTATACATTTACACTTAACGACAACAAAAACTAACTGGGTTAGCTATAACAGTAGCTTTTGAAAGTACAAAGCCTTTTGAGAATATTTTCACTTTGAATTATGTGATATCGTAAAAAGATAACAGTATCATGCCCAAAAATTCAAATCTTAGAAGCGTAAACTGTAAGTTCAGTACAGGCTGTCAACTCTCCCTGTTTCTGCCAAAAAAATCCCTGACCAAACTTTCCATGTTCGCATGAACATgcttgaaaatctccctgattatggaaactttacCCTaatctcaggcctgtatgcttcggttTGGAAAGGacaaggcaccaaggcactttctcattggtaaaggtcaccctatgaggaaattgtaaacttctactggagaatttcaaaggcaccaaggcaatgaccagggggcatggaggcaatcgcagttgttgcctccgtgaagtatcaggcctgctatcTTGTTGAATGATTCTAAATAGCTACCTGATtcttaataacaatattaatatgaGACTTGTAATGTTTAATTTCTCCCCGACTGTAAGTGAGAACATGTTGACAACTCTGCTGTGAAATGTGTTGATAAATTATGCAGCATTTTGATATTCCCAAAATGGCAAAGGTGTTAACTTGTTGTGCTGATGCCCACAAACCTTGTATTTTGTGAATGTGGAACTGCTGTACATAAAAAATGATAAATGATAAACTTGAATACAATTTGCAAGATGTACACCTACACATACCTGACATAACACTGGAGAGGATGCTATAATGAATGTATTTATAATCTAGGCCCACTACACCATtgtacaaaaacacatttttatgaTACATTTTATGACCTGGATCTCGTCATGCTTGAAATGATCAACGCCAACACAGTCATGTAAAGGAATCGACTGTTTAAGGAAAATGTAAATCCAGTTGCCTATACGCCAGGTTGCGTATTGTACTTTGAAAGAGCAATTATACAGGTAATTATTTGACACTTATTATGTACACAGtgaatcaaaataataacggACCAGTAAGTTGTtttacaattgttgcatgcttaaatataaataaaccaTGCAGAAATGCACTTGTAGAATGGGGTTGTGTTTTATCAAACAAATCATGGCGATCAGTGTTTCCCCTTTAATCTTTCGTGCCACGTTGGTGCACATACGATCTATTTTATGTCTTCAGAAAGCCCCATTATTACacgtaatatttgttttaagtactcaaaaagtgtcatcaatcATACATTAAAACAAGCCATGTAATATATGTGGGCATTATCAGCCAAACAATACCTGTTGAGTTTGGGAAGTACGAATGAAAAgcaaatcagcaagatacacTTAAATTCTTGGATGAGAAAGACTtaaacacaatgttttttttctaaaacagaTTTC from Asterias rubens chromosome 7, eAstRub1.3, whole genome shotgun sequence includes:
- the LOC117292726 gene encoding uncharacterized protein LOC117292726 encodes the protein MPFAKTSTLLLALFSGFAALVLNAVAVGSPYWTQTDFTGSVRNYYVNETADNPVPVLIRNRGLWLYCGFVLNPNYTADFSTEDIIPSTQSSQEPLDALVECVVYNFTSSIKPNAPGATYLSIRFYTEKCAAIIACAALAMQFCAAMTSIQGTWTMLTVLFTDCGIMFLIGAVFSLMSSLFFMISFTYGTHQVPAAFPPLPTGYVLNYSWSFFIAWGSFVLTVLSGTLYLLIARAWHLEEVWVKAEVEKPGGKKEETVSSRRKLMGKL